The DNA region TCAGACCTTACTGAAACTGAACTTAGGGTGGCCGGAACTCTGGCGATGAGCGGCGAAGACCTGGAAATGGATGTAATCGCTAGAATGACTTCACTTTCAAAATCAGATCTCTACAAAGTAATGTCTTCCCTGGACAGTGCAGGGATAATCTCAGTCAATAATTTCAAATATCGTATCTCTGGGCGTAGGCTTGCTGAGATTATCCGTGCCAAGATCTCAAGCGTGTGGAAGATTGACGTGGCCGACCAGATCATAAATAGCCCATCCTTTGGGGATCTGTCTATCCAGACAAGGCTTAATATACTCAAAGAAAGGGGACTTTATGCCAATATTGGGGAACTTATAAAAAAGAACTGGAAAGCCGCTCTCAATGCATTCGTATCTCCAGAGGATCTTATGACCTTTCTGGACAGTGTTTCCGACAAACTGGACGATAATACCAAGAAGTACGCATCACTTATCAGGTGTAATTCACTCTTCTTTCTTGGACGATTTGAAGAAAGCATTGATTGTTTCAAAAAGAGTAATTACATAGAAATTGCCGGAAGAGAGCCAGAACTTAGAATTGCCTCTGCCCTTTCTTCCATCGGTAGGCATGATGATGCTTCAGCTCTTTTGGACCATGTCCTTGCGGATAGTGAACTGACTCCGGCTGAGAAAGCCCTCGGACTAGTTGTAAAGGCATCCCTGCTCCTGAGAATTAGAAAGCCATCTGATGCCCTCGCTGTCGCCAGCGAGGCTATGGAAATTGCGAAGAAACACGGAGTAGAAGAAGTTATGGATGAGATTCTTACGAACATGGCCACTGCGAATGCTGACCTGTTCAAACTTGACGTTGCAAGGAAATATTATAAGGATGCGATCGACCTTGAGAAAGAAAGAGGTAACATACGCAGAATAAACAGAAACCTTCACGACCTAGCGATAATAGAAAGTTTTGAAGGAAATTTTCAGAAGGGCATAGATATGCTCAAGGAGCTACTCGAGAACACCTATATAAATGGAGATATCTCAATCCGGGCTTACGCCCTTTATAACTTGATGGACATGTTTCACATTATAGGGGATCTGACCGCTTCACTTGAATACAAAAACACCACAGACAGGCTCATAGAAATTGTACAGGACAATGATATCAAGTTCATATATTACCGGTATATGACGATGTTTTACGCTGAGGCCCTTGATCCTGAAAAAGGCCTTGAGTATTCAAGGAAGGCCAATGATCTATCCGGCAAGAGTGAAAATCAAGACTGGAAGTCTGCAAGCAAAGCTCTCTTCCACATACTTTCCGTAAATACCGGAAATGGGGTGTTTGATACTACGCTTTTCAACCCAACTTTCAGTTCTCTTGAGGACTTCATTCCCCTATATCTTGGATTTTGGTCTATTATATTTACGCTAAGCAAAACTGAGGATAAGGCAATGGAGTCTATAGCCGCCGCTGAGAAGTACGCAAACGAGATGGGGGACGTAAGCAGTAAGCTGACTGTCGAGGTCAGCAAAATGATATTCAACCTTGCCTTTGACAAACTTCAGGACTCCGATCCACCAGCAAAATATTCTGGGGACTCCGCCGTAAGAAAATATGATTATTCCCTCAGAGCTTTTTCTGCAGCAAAGATGCTCGGAAACGGTAACCGTCTGGCATTTACTGAGGAATCAAAGAAGATCGTGGATGAATTAATGGACGGGAGCGGATTATACAATGTTATACTGTATCCGATAATAATTCTGGGAATAGCCAGAATGAAATTTCTCAATGACGACAGAGTTGTCGAAAGCATCAAAAAAGTGTTTAGCGGAACAAAACCAGCTGAAGTAGTTAAAGAGATCGTAGCCATTTTGCGCGGTGAGTGAGTTGCCAAGTGAGACCGTATGTATCTATCACGAAGCTGGAAAATGCTACCTGGTAGATTCATTTGAGAC from Thermoplasmataceae archaeon includes:
- a CDS encoding tetratricopeptide repeat protein codes for the protein MAKLESLQSALDHMKKILVEGENGITTHIISGKTSGGKHTMMDSLQAFASENGYVVFRFPGNILQESMPYQPFNHILNTMYDTVDERGMSDIIRKFTEYFSGNTGLKFLIIIEALERLNSSSQDLFLYISRIASRFGFHLVGTYSKRSPSEFEGGEFNFIIISATEPQIHIINIRDPNFDDARFHVESLGYKLPESFMMDVFRLSSGDLNTINYALKYYSDIGIINEKKEVNEAMFRFLPIPPAIEDYYSKKISDLTETELRVAGTLAMSGEDLEMDVIARMTSLSKSDLYKVMSSLDSAGIISVNNFKYRISGRRLAEIIRAKISSVWKIDVADQIINSPSFGDLSIQTRLNILKERGLYANIGELIKKNWKAALNAFVSPEDLMTFLDSVSDKLDDNTKKYASLIRCNSLFFLGRFEESIDCFKKSNYIEIAGREPELRIASALSSIGRHDDASALLDHVLADSELTPAEKALGLVVKASLLLRIRKPSDALAVASEAMEIAKKHGVEEVMDEILTNMATANADLFKLDVARKYYKDAIDLEKERGNIRRINRNLHDLAIIESFEGNFQKGIDMLKELLENTYINGDISIRAYALYNLMDMFHIIGDLTASLEYKNTTDRLIEIVQDNDIKFIYYRYMTMFYAEALDPEKGLEYSRKANDLSGKSENQDWKSASKALFHILSVNTGNGVFDTTLFNPTFSSLEDFIPLYLGFWSIIFTLSKTEDKAMESIAAAEKYANEMGDVSSKLTVEVSKMIFNLAFDKLQDSDPPAKYSGDSAVRKYDYSLRAFSAAKMLGNGNRLAFTEESKKIVDELMDGSGLYNVILYPIIILGIARMKFLNDDRVVESIKKVFSGTKPAEVVKEIVAILRGE